Proteins encoded together in one Ictidomys tridecemlineatus isolate mIctTri1 chromosome 3, mIctTri1.hap1, whole genome shotgun sequence window:
- the Znf385c gene encoding zinc finger protein 385C isoform X6, translating into MLLAGPASSAPSPLLASLPLPTRPLQPPLDFKHLLAFHFNGTAPLSLFPNFSTMDPVQKAVISHTFGVPSPLKKKLFISCNICHLRFNSANQAEAHYKGHKHARKLKAVEAAKSKQRPQSLTQDAVAVSPTPTLASGAPGDLQNKAVPAGPPLQQPLTPDPPSREPAPSDLLDAASSSSSSSCPPCSPEPGREAPGPEPVAAAVGSGVSGEGRSEKGRLYCPTCKVTVNSTSQLQAHNTGAKHRWMVEGQRGTPRKGRGRPVSRGGAGHKAKRVTGGQGGRQGPSPPFHCALCQLQVNSETQLKQHMSSRRHKDRLAGKPPKPSSQHSKLQKHAALAVSILKSKLALQKQLTKTLAARFLPSPLPTAATAICTLPGPLALRPAPTAAATLFPAPILGPALFRTPAGAIRPATGPIVFAPY; encoded by the exons CAGGCCCAGCCTCCAGTGCCCCCAGCCCCCTGCTGGCCTCCTTGCCCCTGCCCACTCGGCCTCTGCAGCCCCCGCTGGACTTCAAGCACTTGCTCGCCTTCCACTTCAATGGCACCGCCCCGCTCAGTCTCTTCCCCAACTTCAGCACG ATGGACCCAGTCCAGAAAGCTGTCATCAGCCACACATTTGGGGTCCCCTCCCCTCTGAAGAAGAAGCTCTTCATTTCCTGTAACATCTGTCACCTGAGGTTCAACTCAGCG AACCAGGCTGAAGCACATTATAaaggccacaagcatgccagaaAACTCAAGGCTGTTGAAGCTGCTAAGAGCAAGCAGAGGCCACAAAGCCTGACACAGGATGCTGTGGCGGTGTCCCCAACCCCTACTCTGGCCAGTGGAGCACCTGGAGATCTACAGAACAAAG CAGTTCCTGCAGGCCCTCCACTCCAGCAGCCATTGACCCCGGACCCCCCATCCAGGGAACCAGCCCCCTCAGACCTTTTGGATGctgcctcttcttcttcttcctcctcctgcccaccctgCTCCCCAGAGCCTGGCAGAGAGGCACCAGGGCCTGAGCCGGTGGCGGCAGCTGTGGGAAGTGGAGTGAGTGGGGAAGGCAGGAGCGAAAAGGGGCGCCTCTACTGTCCCACATGTAAGGTGACAGTGAACTCGACCTCCCAGCTTCAAGCTCACAACACAG GAGCCAAGCACCGGTGGATGGTAGAAGGTCAACGAGGGACCCCCCGAAAGGGCCGGGGCCGCCCAGTATCCCGGGGAGGGGCTGGACACAAGGCCAAGAGAGTGACAGGGGGTCAGGGTGGCCGGCAGGGCCCCAGTCCCCCTTTCCACTGTGCTCTCTGTCAGCTCCAGGTCAATTCAGAGACCCAGCTCAAGCAG CACATGAGCAGCAGGAGGCATAAAGACCGCTTGGCTGGGAAGCCCCCAAAGCCCTCCAGCCAGCACAGCAAGCTGCAGAAGCACGCAGCGCTGGCTGTGAGTATCCTCAAG TCTAAACTGGCCTTGCAGAAGCAACTCACCAAGACGCTGGCAGCCCGCTTCCTGCCCAGCCCACTGCCCACTGCTGCCACTGCCATCTGTACCCTGCCAGGACCCCTGGCCCTCCGGCCTGCCCCCACAGCAGCCGCTACCCTCTTCCCAGCTCCCATCCTGGGCCCAGCTCTGTTTCGCACTCCAGCAGGAGCCATCCGCCCTGCCACGGGACCCATTGTCTTTGCCCCCTATTAG
- the Znf385c gene encoding zinc finger protein 385C isoform X7 has protein sequence MLLGPASSAPSPLLASLPLPTRPLQPPLDFKHLLAFHFNGTAPLSLFPNFSTMDPVQKAVISHTFGVPSPLKKKLFISCNICHLRFNSANQAEAHYKGHKHARKLKAVEAAKSKQRPQSLTQDAVAVSPTPTLASGAPGDLQNKAVPAGPPLQQPLTPDPPSREPAPSDLLDAASSSSSSSCPPCSPEPGREAPGPEPVAAAVGSGVSGEGRSEKGRLYCPTCKVTVNSTSQLQAHNTGAKHRWMVEGQRGTPRKGRGRPVSRGGAGHKAKRVTGGQGGRQGPSPPFHCALCQLQVNSETQLKQHMSSRRHKDRLAGKPPKPSSQHSKLQKHAALAVSILKSKLALQKQLTKTLAARFLPSPLPTAATAICTLPGPLALRPAPTAAATLFPAPILGPALFRTPAGAIRPATGPIVFAPY, from the exons GCCCAGCCTCCAGTGCCCCCAGCCCCCTGCTGGCCTCCTTGCCCCTGCCCACTCGGCCTCTGCAGCCCCCGCTGGACTTCAAGCACTTGCTCGCCTTCCACTTCAATGGCACCGCCCCGCTCAGTCTCTTCCCCAACTTCAGCACG ATGGACCCAGTCCAGAAAGCTGTCATCAGCCACACATTTGGGGTCCCCTCCCCTCTGAAGAAGAAGCTCTTCATTTCCTGTAACATCTGTCACCTGAGGTTCAACTCAGCG AACCAGGCTGAAGCACATTATAaaggccacaagcatgccagaaAACTCAAGGCTGTTGAAGCTGCTAAGAGCAAGCAGAGGCCACAAAGCCTGACACAGGATGCTGTGGCGGTGTCCCCAACCCCTACTCTGGCCAGTGGAGCACCTGGAGATCTACAGAACAAAG CAGTTCCTGCAGGCCCTCCACTCCAGCAGCCATTGACCCCGGACCCCCCATCCAGGGAACCAGCCCCCTCAGACCTTTTGGATGctgcctcttcttcttcttcctcctcctgcccaccctgCTCCCCAGAGCCTGGCAGAGAGGCACCAGGGCCTGAGCCGGTGGCGGCAGCTGTGGGAAGTGGAGTGAGTGGGGAAGGCAGGAGCGAAAAGGGGCGCCTCTACTGTCCCACATGTAAGGTGACAGTGAACTCGACCTCCCAGCTTCAAGCTCACAACACAG GAGCCAAGCACCGGTGGATGGTAGAAGGTCAACGAGGGACCCCCCGAAAGGGCCGGGGCCGCCCAGTATCCCGGGGAGGGGCTGGACACAAGGCCAAGAGAGTGACAGGGGGTCAGGGTGGCCGGCAGGGCCCCAGTCCCCCTTTCCACTGTGCTCTCTGTCAGCTCCAGGTCAATTCAGAGACCCAGCTCAAGCAG CACATGAGCAGCAGGAGGCATAAAGACCGCTTGGCTGGGAAGCCCCCAAAGCCCTCCAGCCAGCACAGCAAGCTGCAGAAGCACGCAGCGCTGGCTGTGAGTATCCTCAAG TCTAAACTGGCCTTGCAGAAGCAACTCACCAAGACGCTGGCAGCCCGCTTCCTGCCCAGCCCACTGCCCACTGCTGCCACTGCCATCTGTACCCTGCCAGGACCCCTGGCCCTCCGGCCTGCCCCCACAGCAGCCGCTACCCTCTTCCCAGCTCCCATCCTGGGCCCAGCTCTGTTTCGCACTCCAGCAGGAGCCATCCGCCCTGCCACGGGACCCATTGTCTTTGCCCCCTATTAG
- the Znf385c gene encoding zinc finger protein 385C isoform X8, whose translation MDPVQKAVISHTFGVPSPLKKKLFISCNICHLRFNSANQAEAHYKGHKHARKLKAVEAAKSKQRPQSLTQDAVAVSPTPTLASGAPGDLQNKAVPAGPPLQQPLTPDPPSREPAPSDLLDAASSSSSSSCPPCSPEPGREAPGPEPVAAAVGSGVSGEGRSEKGRLYCPTCKVTVNSTSQLQAHNTGAKHRWMVEGQRGTPRKGRGRPVSRGGAGHKAKRVTGGQGGRQGPSPPFHCALCQLQVNSETQLKQHMSSRRHKDRLAGKPPKPSSQHSKLQKHAALAVSILKSKLALQKQLTKTLAARFLPSPLPTAATAICTLPGPLALRPAPTAAATLFPAPILGPALFRTPAGAIRPATGPIVFAPY comes from the exons ATGGACCCAGTCCAGAAAGCTGTCATCAGCCACACATTTGGGGTCCCCTCCCCTCTGAAGAAGAAGCTCTTCATTTCCTGTAACATCTGTCACCTGAGGTTCAACTCAGCG AACCAGGCTGAAGCACATTATAaaggccacaagcatgccagaaAACTCAAGGCTGTTGAAGCTGCTAAGAGCAAGCAGAGGCCACAAAGCCTGACACAGGATGCTGTGGCGGTGTCCCCAACCCCTACTCTGGCCAGTGGAGCACCTGGAGATCTACAGAACAAAG CAGTTCCTGCAGGCCCTCCACTCCAGCAGCCATTGACCCCGGACCCCCCATCCAGGGAACCAGCCCCCTCAGACCTTTTGGATGctgcctcttcttcttcttcctcctcctgcccaccctgCTCCCCAGAGCCTGGCAGAGAGGCACCAGGGCCTGAGCCGGTGGCGGCAGCTGTGGGAAGTGGAGTGAGTGGGGAAGGCAGGAGCGAAAAGGGGCGCCTCTACTGTCCCACATGTAAGGTGACAGTGAACTCGACCTCCCAGCTTCAAGCTCACAACACAG GAGCCAAGCACCGGTGGATGGTAGAAGGTCAACGAGGGACCCCCCGAAAGGGCCGGGGCCGCCCAGTATCCCGGGGAGGGGCTGGACACAAGGCCAAGAGAGTGACAGGGGGTCAGGGTGGCCGGCAGGGCCCCAGTCCCCCTTTCCACTGTGCTCTCTGTCAGCTCCAGGTCAATTCAGAGACCCAGCTCAAGCAG CACATGAGCAGCAGGAGGCATAAAGACCGCTTGGCTGGGAAGCCCCCAAAGCCCTCCAGCCAGCACAGCAAGCTGCAGAAGCACGCAGCGCTGGCTGTGAGTATCCTCAAG TCTAAACTGGCCTTGCAGAAGCAACTCACCAAGACGCTGGCAGCCCGCTTCCTGCCCAGCCCACTGCCCACTGCTGCCACTGCCATCTGTACCCTGCCAGGACCCCTGGCCCTCCGGCCTGCCCCCACAGCAGCCGCTACCCTCTTCCCAGCTCCCATCCTGGGCCCAGCTCTGTTTCGCACTCCAGCAGGAGCCATCCGCCCTGCCACGGGACCCATTGTCTTTGCCCCCTATTAG
- the Znf385c gene encoding zinc finger protein 385C isoform X9, with translation MDPVQKAVISHTFGVPSPLKKKLFISCNICHLRFNSANQAEAHYKGHKHARKLKAVEAAKSKQRPQSLTQDAVAVSPTPTLASGAPGDLQNKVPAGPPLQQPLTPDPPSREPAPSDLLDAASSSSSSSCPPCSPEPGREAPGPEPVAAAVGSGVSGEGRSEKGRLYCPTCKVTVNSTSQLQAHNTGAKHRWMVEGQRGTPRKGRGRPVSRGGAGHKAKRVTGGQGGRQGPSPPFHCALCQLQVNSETQLKQHMSSRRHKDRLAGKPPKPSSQHSKLQKHAALAVSILKSKLALQKQLTKTLAARFLPSPLPTAATAICTLPGPLALRPAPTAAATLFPAPILGPALFRTPAGAIRPATGPIVFAPY, from the exons ATGGACCCAGTCCAGAAAGCTGTCATCAGCCACACATTTGGGGTCCCCTCCCCTCTGAAGAAGAAGCTCTTCATTTCCTGTAACATCTGTCACCTGAGGTTCAACTCAGCG AACCAGGCTGAAGCACATTATAaaggccacaagcatgccagaaAACTCAAGGCTGTTGAAGCTGCTAAGAGCAAGCAGAGGCCACAAAGCCTGACACAGGATGCTGTGGCGGTGTCCCCAACCCCTACTCTGGCCAGTGGAGCACCTGGAGATCTACAGAACAAAG TTCCTGCAGGCCCTCCACTCCAGCAGCCATTGACCCCGGACCCCCCATCCAGGGAACCAGCCCCCTCAGACCTTTTGGATGctgcctcttcttcttcttcctcctcctgcccaccctgCTCCCCAGAGCCTGGCAGAGAGGCACCAGGGCCTGAGCCGGTGGCGGCAGCTGTGGGAAGTGGAGTGAGTGGGGAAGGCAGGAGCGAAAAGGGGCGCCTCTACTGTCCCACATGTAAGGTGACAGTGAACTCGACCTCCCAGCTTCAAGCTCACAACACAG GAGCCAAGCACCGGTGGATGGTAGAAGGTCAACGAGGGACCCCCCGAAAGGGCCGGGGCCGCCCAGTATCCCGGGGAGGGGCTGGACACAAGGCCAAGAGAGTGACAGGGGGTCAGGGTGGCCGGCAGGGCCCCAGTCCCCCTTTCCACTGTGCTCTCTGTCAGCTCCAGGTCAATTCAGAGACCCAGCTCAAGCAG CACATGAGCAGCAGGAGGCATAAAGACCGCTTGGCTGGGAAGCCCCCAAAGCCCTCCAGCCAGCACAGCAAGCTGCAGAAGCACGCAGCGCTGGCTGTGAGTATCCTCAAG TCTAAACTGGCCTTGCAGAAGCAACTCACCAAGACGCTGGCAGCCCGCTTCCTGCCCAGCCCACTGCCCACTGCTGCCACTGCCATCTGTACCCTGCCAGGACCCCTGGCCCTCCGGCCTGCCCCCACAGCAGCCGCTACCCTCTTCCCAGCTCCCATCCTGGGCCCAGCTCTGTTTCGCACTCCAGCAGGAGCCATCCGCCCTGCCACGGGACCCATTGTCTTTGCCCCCTATTAG
- the Nkiras2 gene encoding NF-kappa-B inhibitor-interacting Ras-like protein 2 isoform X1 has translation MGKSCKVVVCGQASVGKTSILEQLLYGNHVVGSEMIETQEDIYVGSIETDRGVREQVRFYDTRGLRDGAELPRHCFSCTDGYVLVYSTDSRESFQRVELLKKEIDKSKDKKEVTIVVLGNKCDLQEQRRVDPDVAQHWAKSEKVKLWEVSVADRRSLLEPFIYLASKMTQPQSKSAFPLSRKNKGSGSLDG, from the exons ATGGGGAAGAGCTGCAAGGTGGTCGTGTGTGGTCAGGCATCCGTGGGTAAAACTTCAATCCTAGAACAGCTCTTGTACGGGAACCATGTAGTGG GTTCTGAGATGATTGAAACCCAGGAAGATATCTACGTAGGCTCTATTGAGACGGATCGGGGAGTGCGGGAACAGGTGCGTTTCTACGACACCCGTGGGCTTCGAGATGGGGCTGAGCTGCCCCGGCACTGCTTCTCCTGCACGGATGGCTACGTCCTGGTCTACAGCACAGATAGCCGAGAGTCCTTTCAGCGTGTGGAGCTACTCAAGAAGGAGATTGACAAATCTAAGGATAAGAAGGAG gTCACCATTGTGGTCCTGGGCAATAAGTGTGACCTACAGGAACAGCGGCGTGTAGACCCAGATGTGGCTCAGCATTGGGCCAAGTCAGAGAAGGTGAAGCTGTGGGAGGTATCAGTGGCTGACCGCCGCTCCCTCCTGGAGCCCTTTATCTACCTGGCCAGCAAAATGACTCAGCCCCAGAGCAAGTCTGCCTTCCCCCTCAGCCGCAAGAACAAGGGCAGTGGCTCCTTGGATGGCTGA
- the Nkiras2 gene encoding NF-kappa-B inhibitor-interacting Ras-like protein 2 isoform X2 — protein MIETQEDIYVGSIETDRGVREQVRFYDTRGLRDGAELPRHCFSCTDGYVLVYSTDSRESFQRVELLKKEIDKSKDKKEVTIVVLGNKCDLQEQRRVDPDVAQHWAKSEKVKLWEVSVADRRSLLEPFIYLASKMTQPQSKSAFPLSRKNKGSGSLDG, from the exons ATGATTGAAACCCAGGAAGATATCTACGTAGGCTCTATTGAGACGGATCGGGGAGTGCGGGAACAGGTGCGTTTCTACGACACCCGTGGGCTTCGAGATGGGGCTGAGCTGCCCCGGCACTGCTTCTCCTGCACGGATGGCTACGTCCTGGTCTACAGCACAGATAGCCGAGAGTCCTTTCAGCGTGTGGAGCTACTCAAGAAGGAGATTGACAAATCTAAGGATAAGAAGGAG gTCACCATTGTGGTCCTGGGCAATAAGTGTGACCTACAGGAACAGCGGCGTGTAGACCCAGATGTGGCTCAGCATTGGGCCAAGTCAGAGAAGGTGAAGCTGTGGGAGGTATCAGTGGCTGACCGCCGCTCCCTCCTGGAGCCCTTTATCTACCTGGCCAGCAAAATGACTCAGCCCCAGAGCAAGTCTGCCTTCCCCCTCAGCCGCAAGAACAAGGGCAGTGGCTCCTTGGATGGCTGA